The Candidatus Sulfotelmatobacter sp. genome has a window encoding:
- the hscB gene encoding Fe-S protein assembly co-chaperone HscB, with protein sequence MTNSSLTTIAGKPLQQDTQSCWSCGASFQDPRAAHFCESCGKVQPPVPVDYFSFLGLAPKLNLEVPSLEKSFYELSRRLHPDLNARAGSQEQEWSLEQSSLLNDAYRTLRDPIKRTEYLLHLEGVELEEQSKSATEQARATGEIKKQIVPPDLLEEVFELNMQLEELRMQKKMGEDDPALLEEIGKAKLALEAKHEALLHELKAGWKVWDNLVDRGDATSEERAQATARMVDVLNRRNYIRNLVRDVNAALEEN encoded by the coding sequence ATGACGAATTCATCTCTAACCACAATCGCCGGGAAGCCGCTTCAGCAGGACACCCAGTCCTGCTGGTCGTGCGGGGCATCGTTCCAGGATCCTCGTGCCGCGCACTTCTGCGAATCCTGCGGCAAGGTGCAGCCTCCGGTTCCGGTCGACTATTTTTCTTTCCTCGGACTCGCACCCAAGCTCAACTTGGAAGTCCCCAGCCTGGAGAAAAGCTTCTACGAACTGAGCCGCCGCCTTCATCCCGATCTGAACGCGCGCGCCGGAAGCCAGGAACAAGAATGGAGCCTGGAACAAAGCTCCCTGCTCAACGACGCCTATCGCACACTGCGCGACCCAATCAAGCGCACCGAATACCTGCTGCACCTCGAAGGCGTCGAGTTGGAAGAACAATCAAAAAGCGCCACCGAGCAGGCCCGGGCCACTGGAGAAATCAAGAAGCAGATTGTCCCGCCAGATCTGCTCGAAGAAGTCTTCGAACTGAACATGCAGCTCGAAGAACTTCGCATGCAGAAGAAAATGGGCGAGGACGACCCCGCGCTGCTTGAAGAAATTGGCAAAGCAAAATTGGCTCTAGAAGCGAAGCATGAAGCCCTCTTGCACGAACTCAAAGCAGGGTGGAAGGTTTGGGACAATCTGGTCGATCGCGGCGACGCCACGTCCGAAGAACGCGCGCAAGCGACCGCCAGGATGGTAGATGTATTGAACCGCCGCAATTACATTCGGAACTTGGTCAGAGATGTGAATGCGGCACTGGAAGAAAATTGA
- the hscA gene encoding Fe-S protein assembly chaperone HscA — translation MDRIVGIDLGTTNSLVAFMQGDTPVVIPNDDGLNLLPSVVALDANNQPVVGNAARKSLIETPERAVYSIKRLMGRGIEDIQEELKLFPFRLAEDLQPGEVLRIRLGEKKLGDKTFTPPEISALILRQLKRSAERFFGSPVSKAVITVPAYFNDAQRQATKDAGRIAGLEVLRLVNEPTAASLAYGLDKKQNGIVAVYDLGGGTFDISILKLHDGIFEVIATNGDTHLGGDDIDNLLITIALDDIKGDLGLDLRRNAEAVQAIRKAVIEAKIALSSESSIKLDIELPGGQRYQREITREQYEQLIQPIIDRTVGPCKQAMKDANLKPEQIDEVVLVGGSTRIPKVRALVKEIFHREPHLDLNPDEVVALGAAVQANILGGGSEATENMLLLDVTPLSLGIEVAGGVTDKIILRNSTIPASATQFYTTQIDGQANVAIHVLQGERELATDCRSLARFDLKGIPPMAAGIPRVEVKFLIDANGILHVSAREQRSGKEAEIQVQPSYGLTDEQVEGMILDSFDNAEEDFRRRQVIEARAETQTILAALEKGKKGAAWAQLTTDEKKQIAKMEKALAAVNKEDDYQAIRKAIDALNQGTMRLAELMMDTAVSSALKGKNMNEADLGEGPTAPHPMAKAEFE, via the coding sequence ATGGATCGCATCGTCGGCATCGACCTCGGCACCACGAACTCGCTAGTCGCGTTCATGCAGGGGGACACGCCTGTCGTCATCCCTAACGATGACGGCTTGAATCTGCTGCCATCGGTCGTCGCACTCGACGCCAACAACCAGCCCGTCGTCGGCAACGCCGCCCGCAAGTCGCTCATCGAAACGCCGGAGCGCGCCGTCTACTCCATCAAACGTCTCATGGGACGCGGCATTGAAGATATTCAGGAAGAACTCAAGCTCTTCCCTTTCCGCCTCGCCGAAGACCTTCAACCCGGCGAAGTTCTCCGCATCAGACTTGGCGAAAAGAAGCTCGGCGACAAGACGTTCACTCCGCCAGAAATCTCTGCTCTCATTCTTCGTCAGCTCAAGCGCAGCGCCGAACGTTTCTTCGGCAGTCCCGTGAGCAAAGCCGTTATCACCGTTCCCGCCTATTTCAACGACGCCCAGCGCCAGGCCACCAAAGATGCCGGACGCATCGCGGGCCTCGAAGTCCTGCGCTTGGTCAACGAGCCCACCGCCGCATCACTCGCCTATGGCCTCGACAAAAAGCAGAACGGCATCGTCGCCGTTTACGATCTCGGCGGCGGCACGTTCGACATCTCGATCCTCAAACTGCACGACGGCATCTTCGAAGTCATCGCTACCAACGGCGACACGCATCTCGGCGGCGACGACATCGACAATCTGTTGATCACGATCGCACTCGATGACATCAAAGGCGATCTCGGTCTCGACCTTCGTCGCAACGCCGAAGCCGTGCAGGCAATCCGCAAAGCCGTCATCGAAGCCAAGATCGCGCTGTCGTCCGAGTCGTCAATCAAGCTCGATATCGAACTTCCCGGCGGCCAGCGCTACCAGCGCGAAATTACGCGGGAGCAGTACGAACAACTCATTCAGCCAATCATCGATCGCACCGTCGGGCCCTGCAAGCAGGCCATGAAAGATGCGAACCTCAAACCGGAGCAGATCGACGAAGTCGTGCTTGTCGGCGGTTCCACGCGCATCCCGAAAGTTCGTGCGCTCGTGAAAGAAATATTTCACCGCGAACCGCACCTCGACTTGAATCCCGACGAAGTCGTTGCACTCGGCGCAGCCGTGCAAGCCAACATTCTTGGCGGCGGCTCCGAAGCCACCGAAAACATGCTGCTGCTCGACGTGACTCCGCTTTCGCTCGGCATTGAAGTTGCCGGTGGCGTTACCGACAAAATCATTCTGCGAAACTCAACCATCCCGGCTTCGGCAACGCAGTTCTACACCACGCAGATCGACGGCCAAGCGAACGTTGCGATCCACGTCTTGCAAGGCGAACGCGAACTCGCTACCGACTGCCGTTCGCTGGCGCGCTTCGATCTGAAAGGCATTCCGCCGATGGCTGCGGGCATTCCTCGCGTCGAAGTCAAGTTTCTCATCGACGCCAACGGCATTCTGCACGTCTCCGCGCGCGAGCAGCGCAGCGGCAAAGAGGCCGAGATTCAAGTGCAGCCAAGCTACGGCCTGACCGACGAACAGGTCGAAGGCATGATTCTCGATTCCTTCGACAACGCAGAAGAAGATTTCCGCCGCCGCCAGGTCATCGAAGCGCGCGCCGAAACCCAGACAATCCTCGCCGCTCTCGAAAAAGGCAAAAAGGGCGCAGCCTGGGCGCAACTCACTACTGACGAGAAAAAACAAATCGCCAAGATGGAAAAAGCGCTGGCCGCGGTCAACAAAGAAGACGACTATCAGGCAATCCGCAAAGCCATCGACGCGCTGAATCAAGGCACGATGCGCCTCGCAGAACTGATGATGGACACCGCCGTCTCATCAGCGCTGAAAGGCAAAAACATGAACGAGGCCGACTTGGGCGAAGGCCCAACCGCCCCGCATCCCATGGCAAAAGCAGAATTTGAGTAG
- a CDS encoding 2Fe-2S iron-sulfur cluster-binding protein, which yields MAEEKTHAAGVATEDAPGENTVTVTFLPEGKTVQFENGKLPYEYHGKEQSILDVALNNNITLDHACGGNCACTTCHVWVKEGAENLSPMDDDEADRLDMAADLQLNSRLGCQAQITKPGKVVVEIPAWNRNYISEEHH from the coding sequence ATGGCAGAAGAAAAAACGCACGCAGCCGGCGTCGCCACCGAAGACGCCCCCGGCGAAAACACAGTCACGGTAACATTCTTGCCCGAAGGCAAGACCGTGCAATTCGAAAACGGCAAGCTGCCGTACGAATATCACGGCAAAGAGCAGTCGATCCTCGATGTCGCGCTGAACAACAACATCACCCTCGACCACGCCTGCGGCGGCAATTGCGCCTGCACCACCTGCCACGTCTGGGTCAAGGAAGGCGCCGAAAATCTTTCGCCCATGGACGACGACGAGGCCGACCGGTTGGACATGGCTGCCGATCTCCAGTTAAACTCGCGTCTCGGCTGCCAGGCGCAGATTACCAAGCCCGGCAAAGTGGTCGTCGAGATTCCCGCGTGGAATCGCAACTATATTTCGGAAGAACACCACTAG
- the iscX gene encoding Fe-S cluster assembly protein IscX: MAKKLTWDDAQDIGIALSETHPELDPLSVRFTDLHRYITELPDFAGDPKASNEGKLEAIQMAWNEEVQDRTQG, from the coding sequence ATGGCAAAGAAATTAACATGGGACGACGCCCAGGACATCGGCATTGCCCTCTCTGAAACTCATCCCGAACTCGATCCGCTGTCCGTCCGCTTCACCGACCTGCACCGCTACATCACCGAACTCCCAGATTTCGCGGGCGATCCCAAAGCCTCGAACGAAGGCAAACTGGAAGCAATTCAGATGGCCTGGAACGAAGAAGTGCAGGATCGTACCCAAGGCTGA
- a CDS encoding glycoside hydrolase family 2 TIM barrel-domain containing protein yields MLVMIKRCSLLLLLAGSAYAAPAPSTLIANAANRTTVSLDGAWHAIVDPFDNGKSGRFFLDAKAKSKGERVEYSFDLSPVLNVPGDWNTQRDDLMFYEGPVWYRREFRYHKRANTRVFVYFGAVEDMASIYLNGEKLGDHEGGFTPFNFEATSLLHDGDNDLIVEVSNVRSADAVPALKFDWWNYGGITRDVMLVEVPTEFIQDYSVQLAKGSQSEIAGWVQLNGASSPQKVTVEISEAGVRETVTTDASGRAVFHFAAKLDLWSPNHPKLYDVILTGGGDTVHDQIGFRTIEVQGGNILLNGKPIFLRGISMHEEAPFREGRAFSPEDAQTLLGWVKDLGCNFVRFAHYPHSENEIRLADRMGLMVWSEIPVYWDIDWTNPATLANAETQLRDMIARDRNRAAVILWSMSNETPVKPERTTFLKRLAQDARELDSTRLITSALNRTDNAGSVRTLSDSFGEALDVLGLNEYLGWYDGPLENIDKTQWKLKWNKPLIVSEFGAGAPFGRHGDADEIWTEEYQENLFQHQLAMVERMPNIAGLTPWVLMDFRSPARMLPGVQDYHNRKGLISNRGQRKLAFYTLQKFYKKRADAGK; encoded by the coding sequence ATGCTGGTTATGATCAAACGCTGCTCGCTGTTGCTGCTGCTGGCGGGATCCGCTTATGCTGCGCCTGCTCCATCCACGCTGATCGCGAATGCGGCGAACCGCACGACTGTGAGCCTTGACGGGGCGTGGCACGCCATTGTGGACCCATTTGATAACGGCAAGTCGGGCCGATTTTTTCTCGATGCCAAGGCGAAGAGTAAGGGCGAACGTGTCGAATATAGTTTCGATCTGTCGCCCGTGCTCAACGTTCCTGGAGATTGGAACACGCAGCGCGACGACTTGATGTTTTACGAAGGGCCGGTGTGGTATCGGCGCGAGTTTCGTTATCACAAACGCGCGAATACGCGGGTATTTGTCTACTTCGGCGCCGTCGAAGATATGGCCAGCATTTATCTGAATGGAGAAAAGCTGGGCGATCATGAAGGTGGGTTCACGCCGTTCAACTTTGAGGCGACTTCGCTTCTGCACGATGGCGACAACGATCTCATTGTTGAGGTGAGCAATGTTCGGAGCGCCGATGCCGTGCCTGCGCTCAAGTTCGATTGGTGGAATTACGGCGGGATTACGCGCGATGTGATGCTGGTCGAAGTGCCGACGGAGTTTATTCAAGACTATTCCGTGCAACTGGCCAAAGGTTCGCAAAGCGAGATTGCGGGGTGGGTGCAGTTGAATGGCGCGTCGTCGCCGCAGAAAGTCACGGTAGAGATTTCGGAGGCGGGAGTTCGCGAGACTGTTACGACAGACGCATCAGGCCGCGCCGTATTTCATTTTGCCGCGAAGCTGGATTTGTGGTCTCCGAATCATCCCAAACTTTACGATGTGATCCTCACTGGCGGCGGCGACACGGTTCACGATCAGATCGGCTTTCGGACGATTGAGGTGCAGGGCGGCAATATTCTGCTGAATGGCAAGCCTATTTTCTTGCGCGGCATTTCGATGCATGAGGAGGCGCCGTTTCGCGAAGGGCGCGCCTTCAGTCCGGAAGATGCGCAGACTTTGCTGGGGTGGGTGAAAGATTTGGGATGCAACTTCGTGCGCTTCGCGCATTATCCGCACAGCGAGAATGAAATTCGGCTGGCCGATCGCATGGGGCTGATGGTGTGGTCGGAGATTCCGGTTTATTGGGATATTGACTGGACCAATCCCGCGACGCTGGCGAATGCGGAGACGCAACTGCGTGACATGATTGCGCGCGATCGTAATCGCGCGGCCGTGATCTTGTGGTCGATGTCGAATGAGACTCCGGTGAAGCCGGAGCGCACGACTTTTCTGAAACGGCTGGCGCAGGATGCGAGAGAACTCGATTCCACGCGGCTCATTACCTCGGCCTTGAACCGCACGGATAATGCCGGGTCGGTTCGAACTCTTAGCGATTCGTTTGGCGAGGCGCTGGATGTGCTCGGGTTGAACGAGTATTTAGGGTGGTACGATGGTCCGCTGGAAAATATCGACAAGACGCAATGGAAATTGAAATGGAACAAGCCGCTGATCGTCAGCGAATTTGGCGCGGGCGCGCCGTTTGGACGCCACGGCGACGCGGATGAAATCTGGACGGAGGAGTATCAGGAGAATTTGTTTCAGCATCAGCTTGCCATGGTGGAGCGCATGCCGAATATCGCGGGGCTAACGCCGTGGGTGCTGATGGATTTTCGAAGTCCCGCGCGCATGCTGCCCGGCGTGCAGGATTATCATAATCGCAAGGGACTGATTTCGAATCGTGGACAGCGCAAGCTCGCGTTCTATACGCTGCAAAAGTTCTATAAGAAACGGGCGGACGCGGGGAAATAG
- the galT gene encoding galactose-1-phosphate uridylyltransferase — protein sequence MPELRKDPIVGRWVIISTDRAKRPTDFVRENMKIKGGFCPFCYGNETKTPPEIQAYRPNPNGGPPPQRDTPGWTVRVVPNKFPALGIEGTLNRQAEGMFDRMNGIGAHEVIIETPDHSASLATLPPKRIEDVLWTFRDRILDLKKDRRFKYILIFKNHGEAAGASLEHAHSQLIALPILPINVVQELEGAKQYFLYKERCVFCDIIHQEMESATRVVAENENFLTLAPYAPRFPFETWILPKQHESAFENSSSHMFENLARSLKELLGRADRVLDNPPYNLVIHTSPAQDSQNDHYHWHIEFMPKLTKTAGFEWGTGFYINPTPPEEAAKFLREANVEEPAPVTVG from the coding sequence TTGCCTGAGCTGAGAAAAGATCCGATTGTGGGGCGTTGGGTGATTATCTCGACGGACCGGGCCAAGCGGCCGACGGACTTCGTCCGCGAGAATATGAAGATCAAGGGGGGATTTTGTCCCTTCTGCTACGGCAACGAGACGAAGACCCCGCCGGAGATTCAGGCGTATCGTCCGAACCCGAACGGCGGGCCGCCTCCGCAGCGCGACACGCCGGGATGGACGGTGCGCGTCGTGCCCAACAAATTTCCCGCGCTAGGCATTGAGGGCACGCTCAACCGCCAGGCCGAGGGCATGTTCGACCGCATGAATGGGATTGGGGCGCATGAAGTCATCATCGAGACGCCCGACCACTCGGCCAGCCTGGCGACTCTGCCTCCCAAACGAATTGAAGATGTGCTGTGGACGTTTCGCGACCGCATCCTCGATCTGAAAAAAGATCGGCGCTTCAAGTACATCCTGATCTTCAAAAATCACGGCGAGGCCGCGGGCGCGTCGCTCGAACATGCGCACTCGCAGCTGATTGCGCTGCCCATTCTGCCCATCAACGTGGTGCAGGAGCTCGAAGGAGCGAAGCAATATTTCTTGTATAAAGAACGCTGCGTATTCTGCGACATCATCCACCAGGAGATGGAGAGCGCGACGCGAGTTGTCGCCGAGAACGAAAATTTCCTGACGCTGGCGCCGTACGCCCCGCGCTTTCCCTTTGAAACCTGGATTCTGCCCAAGCAGCACGAGTCGGCGTTCGAGAACTCTTCGTCGCACATGTTTGAGAATCTGGCGCGATCACTGAAAGAGCTGCTGGGCCGCGCCGATCGCGTGCTGGACAATCCGCCGTACAACCTGGTGATTCACACTTCTCCGGCGCAGGATTCGCAAAACGATCATTATCACTGGCACATCGAGTTCATGCCGAAGCTGACCAAGACCGCGGGATTCGAGTGGGGCACCGGTTTTTATATCAATCCCACGCCGCCGGAAGAGGCTGCGAAGTTTCTGCGCGAGGCGAATGTGGAGGAACCGGCGCCGGTGACGGTGGGATAG
- a CDS encoding YraN family protein, producing MLPTALTRTIIHGLDWLAARVLPADPRPRHQRTGSRGEEDAYFHLRKLGYAIVARNFRTPRCRGEIDLIGWDHDVLCFIEVKTRTFHGDVALDVKPAEAAVDRHKRREIAQVAREYLRRQPPTCQWRFDIVSVYYAGVSGRPQIEVFRNASLSR from the coding sequence ATGCTCCCCACCGCCCTCACCCGTACCATCATCCACGGGCTCGATTGGCTGGCTGCCCGTGTGCTTCCTGCGGACCCGCGGCCGCGGCATCAGCGTACTGGGTCGCGCGGGGAGGAAGATGCTTACTTTCATCTTCGCAAGCTGGGCTATGCCATTGTGGCGCGGAACTTTCGTACGCCGCGGTGCCGGGGGGAGATCGATCTGATCGGGTGGGACCACGATGTTCTTTGCTTCATTGAAGTGAAGACGCGGACATTCCACGGGGATGTGGCGCTCGACGTGAAGCCTGCCGAGGCGGCCGTCGACCGGCACAAGCGGCGCGAGATCGCGCAGGTGGCGCGGGAATACCTGCGGCGCCAGCCACCTACGTGCCAGTGGAGATTCGACATCGTGAGCGTATACTACGCGGGTGTGAGCGGGCGTCCGCAGATCGAAGTGTTTCGCAATGCTTCGTTGTCGAGGTAA
- a CDS encoding acetyl ornithine aminotransferase family protein, producing MTTKTMTATKPATSPAANRATVGPKIKTALPGPNAQRVLAGDQQYISPSYTRSYPLVAKSGRGIVVTDVDSNEFFDFSAGIAVTSTGHCHPDVVAAIQKQAAELIHMSGTDFYYESMVTLAARLSKIAPMPGPHRIYYGNSGAEAIECALKLARYHTKRQNVIAFFGAFHGRTMGALSLTASKPQQKRRFSPLVPGVTHIRYPDVYRSDAYRSGSSQSPDDFALSCARFIEEKLFKTILAPEEVAAIFVEPVQGEGGYVVAPTIFMQELRRICDRHGILLVVDEVQSGIGRTGKWFAVEHTGVEPDMVCIAKGIASGMPLGITMTRAELMDWVPGSHASTFGGNPICIAAAMATLDVIEKENLLANSTEVGNHMLKRMADWPTKLKLVGDVRGRGLMIGVDIVKDKVTKEYAAVERDRIVEQAFEHGVLFLGCGPSTVRICPALVVTKEEADVAVDVLEECIRKVDRST from the coding sequence ATGACCACAAAAACCATGACGGCAACAAAGCCCGCAACATCGCCCGCCGCCAACCGCGCAACTGTCGGGCCAAAGATCAAGACCGCCCTGCCCGGCCCCAACGCCCAGCGCGTGCTCGCCGGCGACCAGCAATATATTTCGCCGTCCTACACCCGCTCGTACCCACTCGTCGCCAAGTCCGGACGCGGCATCGTCGTCACCGACGTCGACAGCAACGAGTTCTTCGACTTCTCAGCCGGCATCGCGGTGACCTCCACCGGCCATTGCCATCCGGACGTTGTCGCCGCCATTCAGAAACAGGCCGCCGAACTCATCCACATGTCGGGCACGGATTTCTATTACGAGAGCATGGTCACACTCGCCGCGCGCCTCTCGAAGATCGCGCCCATGCCCGGCCCGCATCGCATTTATTACGGCAACTCCGGCGCCGAAGCCATCGAGTGCGCGCTCAAGCTGGCCCGCTACCACACCAAGCGCCAGAACGTGATCGCTTTCTTCGGCGCGTTTCACGGACGCACCATGGGCGCGCTCTCCTTGACCGCCTCCAAGCCGCAGCAGAAGCGCCGTTTCAGCCCCCTCGTCCCCGGCGTGACGCACATTCGCTATCCAGACGTCTACCGCAGCGACGCTTATCGAAGTGGAAGCTCGCAATCCCCCGACGACTTCGCGCTAAGCTGCGCGCGCTTCATCGAAGAAAAGCTTTTCAAGACGATTCTCGCTCCCGAAGAGGTCGCCGCCATCTTCGTCGAGCCCGTCCAGGGCGAAGGCGGATACGTCGTCGCTCCCACCATCTTCATGCAGGAACTGCGCCGCATCTGCGACCGCCACGGCATCCTGCTGGTGGTCGACGAAGTGCAAAGCGGCATCGGACGCACCGGCAAATGGTTCGCCGTCGAGCACACCGGCGTCGAGCCCGACATGGTCTGCATCGCCAAAGGCATCGCCTCCGGCATGCCGCTCGGCATCACCATGACCCGAGCCGAACTCATGGACTGGGTCCCCGGCTCGCACGCCTCCACCTTCGGCGGCAATCCCATCTGCATTGCCGCGGCCATGGCGACTCTGGATGTAATCGAAAAAGAGAACCTGCTCGCCAACTCCACCGAAGTCGGCAATCACATGCTGAAACGCATGGCGGACTGGCCAACGAAACTCAAGCTGGTCGGCGACGTTCGCGGCCGCGGCCTGATGATCGGCGTCGACATCGTGAAAGACAAAGTCACGAAAGAATACGCCGCCGTCGAACGCGACCGCATCGTCGAGCAGGCCTTCGAACACGGAGTCCTCTTCCTGGGCTGCGGCCCCAGCACAGTAAGAATCTGCCCCGCGCTGGTCGTGACCAAAGAAGAGGCAGACGTTGCGGTCGACGTGCTCGAAGAGTGCATCAGGAAAGTAGACCGAAGCACGTAG